In the genome of Streptomyces globosus, one region contains:
- a CDS encoding DUF885 domain-containing protein, which yields MPHSTAPSGGRLPREVADAHVDAFVALDPIAATFLGVAAGSDRLPDLSPDGRHAAADLARTTLRQLAEAEREPGADTAAERRCARLLRERLTAELAVHEAGEHLRTVGNLGSPLHEVRDVFTLTPQDTAEDWAAIGRRLYAVPDALAGYQASLGTGLARGLTAGPRQTAAVIGQLTEWIGTDRSWFQEFTDPCPEPLRPGLDGAAAAATGALAELRDWLRDTYAPAVADAPDVAGRERYVRLARHHNGTDLDLDEAYAYGWAEFRRLLAEMRTEAARVLPGATDPWEALAWCDRHGDAVEGVEETRQWLQTLMDDTIGLLDGTHFELAPRVRRVESHIAPRGSAAAPYYTEPSLDFSRPGRTWLPTMGETRFPVYDLVTTWYHEGVPGHHLQLAQWAHVADDLSRYQTTLGLVGANAEGWALYAERLMDELGFLTDPQRRLGYLDAQMMRAVRVIVDIGMHLELEIPKDSPFHPGERWTPSLAQEFLGRHTSRPADYVESEITRYLGMPGQAIGYKLGERVWLAGREAARARHGAGFDLKAWHMAALSQGSLGLDDLLGELSAL from the coding sequence ATGCCCCACTCCACCGCCCCCAGCGGCGGCAGGCTGCCCCGGGAGGTCGCCGACGCCCACGTCGACGCCTTCGTCGCCCTCGACCCGATCGCCGCCACCTTCCTCGGTGTCGCCGCCGGCTCCGACCGCCTCCCCGACCTCTCGCCCGACGGCCGGCACGCCGCCGCCGACCTGGCCCGCACCACCCTGCGACAGCTCGCCGAAGCCGAGCGGGAGCCCGGCGCCGACACCGCCGCCGAACGCCGCTGCGCCCGCCTGCTCCGCGAGCGGCTCACCGCCGAACTCGCCGTCCACGAGGCCGGCGAGCACCTCCGCACGGTCGGCAACCTCGGCTCGCCGCTGCACGAGGTCCGCGACGTCTTCACCCTCACCCCCCAGGACACCGCCGAGGACTGGGCGGCGATCGGACGGCGGTTGTACGCCGTCCCCGACGCCCTCGCCGGCTACCAGGCTTCCCTGGGCACCGGACTCGCCCGCGGCCTCACCGCGGGGCCCCGGCAGACCGCCGCCGTCATCGGCCAGCTGACCGAGTGGATCGGCACGGACCGCAGCTGGTTCCAGGAGTTCACCGACCCCTGCCCCGAGCCGCTGCGCCCCGGGCTCGACGGCGCCGCCGCGGCCGCCACCGGTGCCCTCGCCGAACTCCGCGACTGGCTCCGCGACACCTACGCGCCGGCCGTCGCGGACGCGCCGGACGTCGCCGGCAGGGAGCGCTACGTCCGCCTCGCCCGCCACCACAACGGCACCGACCTCGACCTGGACGAGGCCTACGCCTACGGCTGGGCCGAGTTCCGCCGGCTGCTCGCCGAGATGCGCACCGAGGCCGCACGCGTTCTGCCCGGCGCCACCGACCCGTGGGAGGCGCTGGCCTGGTGCGACCGGCACGGCGACGCCGTCGAAGGCGTCGAGGAGACCCGGCAGTGGCTCCAGACGCTGATGGACGACACCATCGGCCTCCTCGACGGCACCCACTTCGAACTGGCCCCGCGCGTTCGCAGGGTCGAGTCGCACATCGCCCCGCGGGGCAGCGCCGCCGCCCCCTACTACACCGAGCCGTCCCTGGACTTCTCCCGGCCCGGACGCACCTGGCTCCCGACCATGGGCGAGACCCGCTTCCCCGTCTACGACCTCGTCACCACCTGGTACCACGAGGGCGTACCCGGCCACCACCTCCAGCTCGCCCAGTGGGCGCACGTCGCCGACGACCTCTCCCGCTACCAGACCACCCTGGGCCTCGTCGGCGCCAACGCCGAGGGCTGGGCGCTGTACGCGGAGCGCCTCATGGACGAACTGGGCTTCCTGACCGACCCGCAGCGCCGCCTCGGCTACCTGGACGCGCAGATGATGCGGGCCGTCCGCGTCATCGTCGACATCGGCATGCACCTGGAACTGGAGATCCCGAAGGACTCGCCCTTCCACCCGGGCGAACGCTGGACACCCTCCCTGGCCCAGGAGTTCCTCGGCCGGCACACCAGCCGCCCCGCCGACTACGTCGAGAGCGAGATCACCCGCTACCTGGGCATGCCCGGCCAGGCCATCGGCTACAAGCTGGGCGAGCGGGTCTGGCTGGCGGGCCGGGAGGCCGCCCGTGCCCGGCACGGCGCGGGCTTCGACCTCAAGGCCTGGCACATGGCCGCCCTGTCGCAGGGCTCGCTCGGCCTGGACGACCTGCTCGGCGAACTCTCCGCCCTCTGA
- a CDS encoding response regulator transcription factor — protein MNTDVLVHDDLALSRAALTALLDGFPGLTVVASADSAYAALEFAELHRPDVVLISFGGRDEETLEAAEKIAVLPGSRTLLLATACPRPLVRRALAGGIGGLVRRSDPPERLAEAVRRVHRGERVFDDGPAAAPGGDCPLTRRQLSVLELLHRGDPVPQIAARLSLSEGTARNYVSAVVSAMGARNRIDALRMAREREWI, from the coding sequence ATGAACACCGACGTGCTGGTCCACGACGACCTCGCCCTGTCCCGCGCCGCGCTCACCGCCCTCCTGGACGGCTTCCCCGGCCTCACCGTCGTCGCATCCGCCGACAGCGCCTACGCCGCCCTGGAGTTCGCCGAACTCCACCGTCCCGATGTCGTCCTCATCAGCTTCGGCGGCCGGGACGAGGAGACCCTCGAGGCCGCCGAGAAGATCGCCGTCCTCCCGGGCAGCCGAACCCTGCTCCTCGCCACCGCCTGCCCCCGGCCCCTCGTCCGCAGGGCCCTCGCCGGCGGCATCGGCGGACTGGTCCGCCGCAGCGACCCGCCCGAACGCCTCGCCGAGGCCGTCCGCCGCGTGCACCGCGGAGAGCGGGTCTTCGACGACGGGCCCGCGGCAGCGCCGGGCGGGGACTGCCCGCTCACCCGCCGGCAGCTGTCCGTCCTCGAACTCCTCCACCGCGGCGACCCCGTCCCGCAGATCGCCGCCCGGCTCTCCCTGTCCGAAGGCACCGCCCGCAACTACGTCTCCGCCGTCGTGTCCGCCATGGGCGCCCGCAACCGCATCGACGCGCTGCGCATGGCCCGCGAACGGGAGTGGATCTGA
- a CDS encoding phage holin family protein, with protein MSSVGRSPRQDEPVGALVTRASQQLSELVREEMQLARAEMAGKGRHYGVGGGLLGGAGLVGVLAAQALVAAAVAALALVLPVWASALVAGALLAAVAAVLALAGRQQVAKAGAPAPERTIDSIKADVAEIREKAHR; from the coding sequence ATGAGCTCCGTCGGACGCAGTCCACGCCAGGACGAGCCGGTGGGCGCGCTCGTCACGCGGGCATCCCAGCAGCTCTCGGAGCTCGTCCGGGAGGAGATGCAGCTGGCACGGGCCGAGATGGCCGGCAAGGGCAGGCACTACGGGGTGGGCGGCGGCCTCCTCGGCGGCGCCGGCCTCGTCGGCGTACTGGCCGCCCAGGCCCTGGTGGCCGCGGCCGTCGCGGCCCTGGCCCTCGTCCTGCCGGTATGGGCGTCGGCCCTGGTCGCCGGCGCCCTGCTCGCGGCGGTGGCCGCCGTACTGGCCCTGGCCGGCAGGCAGCAGGTCGCCAAGGCCGGGGCCCCCGCACCCGAGCGGACGATCGACAGCATCAAGGCCGACGTGGCCGAGATCAGGGAGAAGGCACACCGATGA
- a CDS encoding glycosyltransferase — protein MRILIVTAGSRGDVAPFTGLGRRLLDAGHEVAVAAHPALAALVEGCGLECRPLPGDPEGLMRGWSRAASREEARALTRAYAEGLADGVAEAAAGGADLLLTAFGPAPLSLAAGEALGVPVIGTYLTPSFATRRFPLPPEGPAEGRGPEANLAAGRDVVARAAGVFAGAAARLRGRLGLPAEAPVQPDGVRPVFHGFSPLVVPRPRDWPSGVGVSGYWWPARPDGWRPPADLADFLRAGPPPVFVGFGSMAAGQGERLSALVAAAVRRAGVRAVVQAGWAGLAGCGDGVLAVGDVPHDWLFPRTAAVVHHAGAGTTGAGLRAGVPAVPVPVMADQPFWAARLHRLGVATRPLPLRDLTAETLGAAIRACLSEPAHRRRAAALARRIAAEDGAGAVLARIGSRCAG, from the coding sequence ATGCGGATTCTGATCGTCACGGCCGGCTCGCGCGGGGACGTCGCCCCGTTCACGGGGCTGGGGAGGCGTCTGCTCGATGCCGGCCATGAGGTCGCCGTAGCCGCGCACCCGGCGCTGGCGGCGCTCGTCGAAGGCTGCGGCCTCGAGTGCCGGCCCCTGCCGGGGGACCCCGAGGGGCTCATGCGGGGCTGGTCGCGGGCGGCGTCCCGGGAGGAGGCGCGGGCTCTGACCAGGGCGTACGCGGAGGGGCTCGCCGACGGGGTGGCGGAGGCGGCGGCGGGCGGCGCGGACCTGCTGCTCACCGCCTTCGGGCCGGCTCCGCTCAGTCTGGCGGCCGGTGAGGCGCTCGGTGTCCCCGTCATCGGCACCTACCTCACCCCGTCGTTCGCCACCCGGCGGTTCCCGCTGCCGCCGGAGGGGCCCGCTGAGGGACGGGGGCCCGAGGCGAACCTCGCCGCGGGCCGGGACGTGGTGGCGCGTGCGGCCGGGGTCTTCGCGGGCGCCGCGGCCCGGCTGCGCGGGCGGCTCGGACTGCCGGCCGAGGCGCCCGTGCAGCCGGACGGCGTCCGGCCTGTGTTCCACGGCTTCAGCCCGCTGGTGGTGCCCCGCCCCCGCGACTGGCCCTCCGGGGTCGGTGTGTCGGGGTACTGGTGGCCCGCGCGGCCCGACGGCTGGCGGCCCCCGGCCGACCTGGCCGACTTCCTGCGGGCGGGGCCGCCGCCGGTGTTCGTCGGGTTCGGCAGCATGGCGGCCGGGCAGGGGGAACGGCTCAGCGCGCTGGTGGCCGCGGCCGTGCGGCGGGCGGGGGTGCGGGCGGTGGTCCAGGCCGGGTGGGCCGGCCTGGCCGGCTGCGGTGACGGCGTCCTGGCCGTCGGCGACGTCCCGCACGACTGGCTGTTCCCCCGCACCGCGGCCGTCGTCCACCACGCCGGGGCGGGCACGACCGGGGCCGGGCTGCGGGCCGGGGTGCCGGCGGTGCCGGTGCCCGTCATGGCCGACCAGCCTTTCTGGGCGGCCCGGCTGCACCGGCTGGGAGTGGCCACCCGGCCCCTGCCGCTGCGGGACCTCACCGCCGAAACCCTCGGCGCCGCGATCCGCGCCTGCCTGTCCGAGCCGGCCCACCGCCGCCGGGCGGCCGCCCTCGCCCGTCGCATCGCGGCGGAGGACGGCGCCGGCGCGGTGCTCGCCCGCATCGGCTCGCGGTGTGCCGGATGA
- a CDS encoding MDR family MFS transporter: MAVIDTFGLPNTKGRRPLIVAQIVDALGTGLFLPFAVVYFHAAKGIPLTTVGLMLSTGALLSLPAGPLGGRLIDRIGPRRVLVSANLIRVLTFTAYVFTDTPWQLVLLVTATMWGDSLFRPSVFALVAQVADDGHRARWYAMDRSLRNAGIGAGGLIGSTFVGWGGTSGYTAVVVLNALSFLLAAGLVATWRRGALRSPAAPAPADAARKAEPRAGYREVLADRPFLAVLTTTWVFALCDLALTLLLSAYIIEGRGLPEWQPGMLFAINTVMVVLGQTALAKAVERYRRPAVLQTAAVLWMASFLVIAAVPGDHASLAFCGLVLGMVVFTVAELLQAPTTSALIVGMAAGHLRGRYLGMEELMWSLAKVLAPTVFTGLLAFGAALPWLMLCAFCLVAVVLLQRLNRVLPAHVQRETADV, encoded by the coding sequence ACGCCCTGGGCACCGGCCTCTTCCTGCCCTTCGCGGTGGTGTACTTCCACGCCGCCAAGGGCATCCCCCTGACCACGGTCGGCCTGATGCTGTCGACCGGCGCCCTGCTCTCCCTGCCCGCGGGCCCGCTCGGAGGCAGGCTGATCGACCGGATCGGGCCGCGGCGCGTCCTCGTCTCGGCCAATCTGATCCGCGTCCTCACCTTCACCGCCTACGTGTTCACCGACACCCCCTGGCAGCTCGTCCTCCTCGTCACGGCCACCATGTGGGGCGACAGCCTCTTCCGGCCCTCCGTCTTCGCCCTCGTCGCCCAGGTCGCCGACGACGGGCACCGGGCCCGCTGGTACGCGATGGACCGCTCCCTGCGCAACGCCGGTATCGGCGCGGGCGGCCTCATCGGCAGCACTTTCGTCGGCTGGGGCGGCACCTCCGGCTACACCGCCGTCGTCGTCCTGAACGCCCTGTCGTTCCTCCTCGCCGCCGGGCTCGTCGCGACCTGGCGCCGGGGCGCCCTCCGGAGCCCCGCCGCCCCCGCCCCAGCCGACGCCGCCCGGAAGGCGGAACCGCGCGCCGGCTACCGGGAGGTCCTCGCCGACCGGCCGTTCCTCGCCGTCCTCACCACCACCTGGGTGTTCGCCCTGTGCGACCTGGCGCTGACCCTGCTGCTGAGCGCGTACATCATCGAGGGGCGCGGGCTCCCCGAGTGGCAGCCCGGCATGCTCTTCGCGATCAACACGGTCATGGTGGTGCTCGGCCAGACCGCCCTGGCCAAGGCCGTGGAGAGGTACCGGCGGCCCGCCGTGCTCCAGACGGCGGCCGTCCTGTGGATGGCGTCCTTCCTGGTCATCGCGGCCGTGCCCGGCGACCACGCGAGCCTCGCCTTCTGCGGGCTCGTCCTCGGCATGGTCGTCTTCACGGTCGCCGAACTGCTCCAGGCCCCCACCACCAGCGCGCTGATCGTGGGCATGGCCGCGGGGCACCTCCGCGGCCGCTACCTGGGCATGGAGGAGCTGATGTGGAGCCTCGCCAAGGTGCTGGCGCCGACCGTGTTCACCGGGCTGCTGGCCTTCGGGGCCGCCCTGCCGTGGCTCATGCTGTGCGCCTTCTGCCTCGTCGCCGTCGTCCTGCTCCAGCGGCTCAACCGGGTGCTGCCGGCGCACGTCCAGCGGGAGACCGCCGATGTCTGA
- a CDS encoding L-threonylcarbamoyladenylate synthase has protein sequence MGTTTSDIEKAAGVLRAGGLVALPTETVYGLGANAEDPAAVARIFQVKGRPPSHPLIVHIGGAEQLDSWVQDVPPTARLLAERFWPGPLTLVLRRGPRVPLEATGGLETVAVRVPDHPVALELLAAFGGGVTAPSANRFGSVSPTTADHVRTELGDAVDFVLDGGSCEVGVESTIVDVTGDVPSILRPGGVTREDLETALGRPLAVPAVSTVRVPGQHPSHYAPRARVVLVEPEDVAAEAALAQEAGHRVGVFLPASLADTPVKAHAVVAVPRSLEGYARGLYGFLRELDEQGCDLIIASLPAEEDLGLAIANRLRRAAGPRTAV, from the coding sequence ATGGGTACGACAACCAGTGACATCGAGAAGGCAGCCGGTGTGCTGCGCGCCGGAGGGCTCGTCGCCCTCCCGACGGAGACCGTCTACGGTCTGGGCGCCAACGCCGAAGACCCGGCTGCCGTGGCGCGCATCTTCCAGGTCAAGGGGCGTCCGCCCTCCCACCCCCTGATCGTCCACATCGGCGGCGCGGAGCAGCTCGACAGCTGGGTGCAGGACGTGCCCCCGACGGCGCGGCTGCTCGCCGAGCGCTTCTGGCCGGGTCCGCTCACGCTCGTGCTGAGGCGCGGCCCCCGCGTGCCCCTCGAAGCGACCGGCGGCCTGGAGACGGTGGCCGTCCGCGTCCCCGACCACCCCGTCGCCCTGGAGCTGCTCGCCGCCTTCGGCGGCGGCGTCACCGCCCCGTCGGCGAACCGCTTCGGCTCCGTCAGCCCCACCACCGCGGACCACGTCCGCACCGAACTCGGGGACGCCGTCGACTTCGTGCTCGACGGCGGATCCTGCGAGGTCGGCGTCGAGTCGACGATCGTCGACGTCACCGGCGACGTCCCGAGCATCCTCCGCCCGGGCGGCGTGACGCGCGAGGACCTCGAAACGGCACTGGGCCGGCCGCTCGCCGTCCCCGCCGTGAGCACCGTCCGCGTGCCGGGCCAGCACCCGTCGCACTACGCCCCCCGCGCCCGCGTCGTCCTCGTCGAGCCGGAGGACGTCGCCGCCGAAGCCGCGCTGGCACAGGAGGCCGGCCACCGGGTCGGCGTCTTCCTCCCCGCCTCCCTCGCCGACACCCCCGTCAAGGCGCACGCGGTGGTCGCCGTGCCCCGCTCCCTGGAGGGTTACGCACGCGGGCTGTACGGGTTCCTGCGCGAGCTCGACGAGCAGGGCTGCGACCTGATCATCGCCTCCCTGCCCGCGGAGGAGGACCTCGGCCTGGCGATCGCCAACCGGCTGCGCCGCGCCGCGGGGCCCCGGACCGCGGTCTGA
- a CDS encoding adenosine kinase, producing MPRDIDVLVLGGAGVDTVVHVPRLPLPFADSHMIRPGITTRAGQSGDFVALGLAALGLRTHHMDLIGDDHEGDLVRALHRDHGIPLTALPHPAGTKRAVNLVAPDGRRQSLYDATRADGPDRLPEAAVRRLAAASRHAHVVITHPWAHALPLLREAGATLSTDLHDWDGADPYHEAYALAADLVFLSAAALADPERTMRGIAARGRARTVVATAGADGALLLADGELSHVAAAEPPGPVVDTNGAGDAFAAGFLFGLLNGEDPRRCARYGAVAGAHACTVPSTRTGAVTRTDLLARAAGTDPAQGLRPPAG from the coding sequence ATGCCCCGCGACATCGACGTCCTGGTCCTGGGCGGCGCCGGCGTGGACACGGTCGTCCACGTCCCCCGACTGCCGCTGCCCTTCGCCGACAGCCACATGATCCGGCCCGGCATCACGACGCGCGCCGGGCAGAGCGGCGACTTCGTCGCGCTCGGCCTGGCCGCGCTGGGCCTGCGCACCCACCACATGGACCTGATCGGCGACGACCACGAGGGAGACCTGGTCCGCGCCCTCCACCGCGACCACGGCATCCCCCTCACCGCGCTCCCGCACCCGGCGGGCACCAAGCGCGCGGTCAACCTCGTCGCCCCCGACGGGCGCCGGCAGTCCCTCTACGACGCGACCCGCGCGGACGGCCCGGACCGGCTGCCCGAGGCGGCGGTACGCCGGCTCGCGGCCGCCTCCCGCCACGCGCACGTCGTCATCACCCACCCCTGGGCGCACGCGCTGCCCCTGCTCCGCGAGGCCGGCGCCACCCTCTCCACCGACCTGCACGACTGGGACGGCGCCGACCCCTACCACGAGGCGTACGCCCTCGCCGCGGACCTCGTCTTCCTGTCGGCCGCCGCCCTCGCCGACCCGGAGCGCACCATGCGCGGCATCGCCGCCCGCGGCCGGGCCCGCACCGTCGTCGCCACGGCCGGCGCGGACGGCGCCCTCCTGCTGGCGGACGGCGAGCTGAGCCACGTGGCGGCGGCCGAGCCGCCCGGCCCGGTGGTGGACACCAACGGCGCCGGCGACGCCTTCGCCGCCGGCTTCCTGTTCGGCCTCCTGAACGGCGAGGACCCGCGGCGCTGCGCCCGGTACGGGGCGGTCGCCGGGGCCCACGCGTGCACCGTCCCGTCGACGCGTACGGGCGCAGTCACCCGTACGGACCTCCTCGCCCGCGCCGCCGGGACGGACCCGGCGCAAGGGCTTCGTCCCCCTGCGGGGTGA
- a CDS encoding GNAT family N-acetyltransferase — MSEPGSAPLHLGEFREVYHRVYREPPYHEDTADADGFARQLAGHAALPGFAVATVRDGATLTGFAYGVHRGAGWWHPRAAAPAPRWLRRLPLFYVYELAVVREARGRGHGRLLLDRLLADRSEPYAVLAASGKAPARDMYRRWGWTEAGRLTGPPHGVDLLVLPLPQQHRPDRRGETG; from the coding sequence ATGTCTGAGCCCGGCTCCGCACCCCTGCACCTCGGCGAGTTCCGCGAGGTCTACCACCGGGTCTACCGCGAACCGCCCTACCACGAGGACACGGCGGACGCGGACGGCTTCGCCCGGCAACTCGCCGGCCACGCGGCCCTGCCGGGCTTCGCCGTCGCCACCGTCCGCGACGGCGCGACCCTGACCGGGTTCGCCTACGGAGTCCACCGAGGGGCCGGCTGGTGGCACCCGCGGGCCGCCGCCCCCGCACCTCGGTGGCTGCGCCGCCTGCCGTTGTTCTACGTGTACGAGCTCGCGGTCGTCCGGGAGGCCCGCGGCCGCGGGCACGGCCGCCTGCTCCTCGACCGGCTGCTGGCCGACCGCAGCGAGCCGTACGCCGTCCTGGCCGCATCCGGGAAGGCGCCGGCCCGCGACATGTACCGGCGGTGGGGCTGGACCGAGGCGGGCAGGCTGACGGGCCCGCCGCACGGCGTGGACCTCCTCGTCCTGCCGCTGCCGCAACAGCACCGTCCCGACCGCCGCGGGGAGACCGGATGA
- a CDS encoding DUF3618 domain-containing protein translates to MSEQPRNGESAPAPEPEELREQVEHTREELGATVEALAAKADVKAQAKEKAAEIREQAAAKAAHASDQLRDKAAHAAERVRDKTPEPVRDKAAHAAAHLRDGAARAGHLAAEKTPEPLREKAGTAATKARANRAPLIAAGAVGLALLVILRHSHSHSHSHSRSRSHGRCWRR, encoded by the coding sequence ATGAGCGAACAGCCCCGAAACGGCGAATCCGCACCCGCGCCCGAACCCGAGGAGCTGCGCGAGCAGGTCGAGCACACCCGCGAGGAGCTCGGGGCGACCGTGGAGGCGCTGGCCGCCAAGGCCGACGTCAAGGCGCAGGCCAAGGAGAAGGCGGCGGAGATCAGGGAGCAGGCGGCGGCGAAGGCGGCACACGCCTCCGACCAGCTGCGGGACAAGGCGGCGCACGCGGCCGAACGCGTCAGGGACAAGACCCCCGAGCCCGTCCGCGACAAGGCGGCCCACGCCGCCGCACACCTGCGCGACGGGGCCGCCCGGGCCGGTCACCTCGCCGCGGAGAAGACCCCCGAGCCGCTGCGCGAGAAGGCCGGCACGGCCGCGACGAAGGCGCGGGCCAACCGGGCGCCGCTGATCGCCGCCGGCGCGGTGGGGCTCGCCCTCCTCGTGATCCTGCGCCACAGCCACAGCCACAGCCACAGCCACAGCCGCAGCCGCAGCCACGGCCGGTGCTGGCGGAGGTGA
- a CDS encoding PP2C family protein-serine/threonine phosphatase encodes MTDHVQPSPPGSDGIASASGDGGSVYFPRPCTARRPPDTGGEPAPVLAEAAVQSVLDGLPGSVTLLLPVRGADGTVADFRIAAASPEAVDIGARRGKELIGLSVAATYPTVVGSALWEGYLRALRTGLRYEGEPFEYEEVLAGIPRLSRFAVLASASHGGLIVSWVRLDNGEREQRRLAVMQRLGGMGWADWDLVRNTATWSEHAYSVFGRDRSAGPMALDELPAHVVGEDRVELSAVVEQLLGTGRSVDHTFRLTTPRGEVRHVRIVAESERDAHGHPVAIHGFFQDLTAAKRAQAQLLESQQAALAHRSQLTAERDVAERLQHALLPLAQQSLSLAGLTVDVAYHPLQEGLNVGGDWYSAIELPDGSALLVIGDVAGHGLDAVATMAQLRFTAKGMAITGMPLPAILTRLNTLLLHTAERSFSTATMIMAHYEPATSKLTWVQAGHPPPLLLRRGSASYLSSPPGILLGAVPAPRYEAASTHLRPGDQLLLYTDGLIERPREDLDTSLARLARAAVRSAAEGGALDGILNALVDPVTRRDDVCALHVSLRSPAAPHPAVPASPVS; translated from the coding sequence ATGACTGACCACGTGCAGCCGTCGCCGCCCGGGTCCGACGGCATCGCCTCCGCTTCGGGGGACGGTGGGTCGGTCTACTTCCCGCGCCCCTGCACGGCCCGCAGGCCGCCGGACACGGGCGGCGAGCCGGCCCCCGTCCTGGCGGAGGCCGCGGTGCAGTCCGTGCTGGACGGGCTTCCCGGTTCGGTGACCCTGCTCCTGCCGGTCCGCGGCGCCGACGGCACGGTGGCCGACTTCCGCATCGCGGCGGCCTCGCCCGAGGCGGTCGACATCGGAGCCCGCCGGGGCAAGGAGCTGATCGGGCTGAGCGTGGCGGCCACCTACCCGACCGTGGTCGGATCGGCGCTGTGGGAAGGCTACCTGCGGGCCCTGCGGACCGGCCTGCGCTACGAAGGGGAGCCGTTCGAGTACGAGGAGGTACTCGCCGGCATTCCGCGGCTCTCACGGTTCGCCGTACTCGCCTCGGCCTCCCACGGCGGGCTGATCGTCTCCTGGGTGCGGCTCGACAACGGCGAACGCGAGCAGCGGCGCCTCGCGGTGATGCAGCGCCTCGGCGGCATGGGATGGGCGGACTGGGACCTCGTCCGGAACACCGCCACATGGTCGGAGCACGCCTACTCGGTCTTCGGCCGCGACCGGTCCGCAGGCCCGATGGCCCTGGACGAGCTGCCCGCGCACGTCGTCGGCGAAGACCGTGTGGAACTGAGCGCCGTGGTGGAGCAGCTGCTGGGCACCGGCAGGTCCGTCGACCACACGTTCCGCCTCACCACCCCCCGCGGCGAGGTCCGGCACGTGCGGATCGTCGCAGAGTCCGAGCGGGACGCACACGGCCACCCGGTCGCGATCCACGGCTTCTTCCAGGACCTCACCGCCGCGAAACGGGCCCAGGCGCAACTCCTGGAGAGCCAGCAGGCCGCCCTCGCCCACCGCAGCCAGCTGACCGCCGAGCGCGATGTCGCCGAACGCCTCCAGCACGCCCTCCTGCCGCTGGCCCAGCAGTCCCTTAGCCTGGCCGGCCTGACCGTGGACGTCGCCTACCACCCGCTCCAGGAGGGCCTCAACGTCGGCGGCGACTGGTACAGCGCGATCGAGCTGCCCGACGGCAGCGCCCTCCTCGTCATCGGGGACGTCGCCGGCCACGGACTGGACGCCGTGGCCACCATGGCCCAGCTGCGCTTCACCGCCAAGGGCATGGCCATCACCGGCATGCCCCTGCCGGCGATCCTGACCAGGCTGAACACCCTGCTGCTGCACACCGCCGAACGCAGCTTCAGCACGGCCACCATGATCATGGCCCACTACGAGCCCGCCACCTCCAAGCTCACCTGGGTGCAGGCCGGCCACCCGCCGCCGCTGCTCCTGCGCCGGGGCAGCGCCTCATACCTCAGCTCACCGCCCGGCATCCTGCTGGGCGCGGTGCCCGCCCCCCGCTACGAAGCCGCGAGCACGCACCTGCGGCCCGGCGACCAGCTCCTGCTCTACACCGACGGCCTGATCGAGAGGCCCCGGGAGGACCTCGACACCAGCCTGGCACGCCTCGCCCGCGCCGCCGTCCGCAGCGCCGCCGAGGGCGGCGCCCTCGACGGCATCCTGAACGCGCTCGTCGACCCCGTGACCCGCCGCGACGACGTCTGCGCCCTCCACGTCAGCCTCCGCAGCCCCGCAGCTCCCCACCCGGCCGTCCCCGCTTCTCCGGTCTCCTAG